In a single window of the Arachis hypogaea cultivar Tifrunner chromosome 6, arahy.Tifrunner.gnm2.J5K5, whole genome shotgun sequence genome:
- the LOC112696415 gene encoding probable alpha-amylase 2 isoform X2: MIRPINKRISGFNWESHKYNWWENLESKVGEIAKAGFTSVWLPPPTHSFSPQGYTPQNLYSLNTNYGSEHHLKALLAKMKQHKLRSMADIVINHRVGTTQGRGGIYNRFDGIPLSWDEHAVTSDTGGLGNRKTGAIFQGFPNIDHTQDFVRKDIIGWLRWLRHNVGFEDFRFDFAKGFSAKYVKEYIEAAKPLFCVGEYWDSCNYRGSSLDYNQDSHRQRIINWIDGTGQLSAAFDFTTKGILQEAVKGEFWRLRDGQGKPPGVMGWWPSRSVTFVDNHDTGSTQAHWPFPSDHIMEGYAYILTHPGIPTVFYDHLFEWGNSIRNQIAKLIDVRKREGIESRSSVRILEAKQNLYSAIIGDKVCMKIGSASWCPSASHTQWELATSGHNYAVWRKQ, from the exons ATGATCAGACCAATCAACAAAAGGATATCG GGATTCAACTGGGAGTCGCACAAGTACAATTGGTGGGAGAATCTAGAGAGCAAAGTTGGAGAGATAGCCAAAGCTGGATTCACTTCCGTTTGGTTGCCACCACCAACTCATTCCTTCTCACCTCAAGGCTACACTCCACAGAACCTTTACTCACTCAACACTAATTATGGCTCCGAGCATCACTTGAAAGCTCTGCTTGCTAAGATGAAGCAACACAAACTCAGATCCATGGCTGATATTGTCATCAATCATCGTGTTGGCACCACCCAGGGACGTGGAGGAATCTACAACCGTTTTGATGGAATCCCACTCTCTTGGGATGAACATGCTGTCACTTCGGATACTGGTGGACTT GGTAACAGAAAGACCGGCGCCATATTCCAGGGGTTCCCCAATATTGACCACACCCAAGACTTTGTGAGAAAGGATATCATAGGTTGGCTAAGATGGCTGCGCCATAACGTAGGCTTTGAGGATTTTCGTTTTGATTTTGCAAAAGG GTTTTCAGCAAAATATGTGAAAGAATATATAGAAGCAGCAAAGCCATTGTTCTGTGTAGGGGAGTACTGGGATTCTTGCAACTACAGAGGTTCTTCTTTGGACTATAACCAGG ACAGCCATAGGCAGCGAATAATCAATTGGATTGATGGCACTGGACAGCTTTCAGCTGCATTTGACTTCACAACAAAAGGAATTCTCCAG GAAGCTGTGAAGGGAGAATTTTGGCGTCTGCGTGATGGTCAAGGGAAGCCGCCCGGTGTGATGGGATGGTGGCCTTCAAGATCAGTCACGTTTGTGGACAATCATGATACTGGCTCCACTCAG GCTCATTGGCCGTTCCCCTCTGATCATATTATGGAG GGATATGCATACATATTGACTCATCCTGGGATACCAACAGTTTTCTATGACCACTTGTTTGAGTGGGGCAACTCCATTCGTAACCAGATAGCGAAGCTG ATTGATGTACGGAAGCGGGAAGGTATTGAGAGTAGATCATCGGTGAGGATATTGGAAGCGAAACAAAACCTATATTCAGCGATAATCGGAGACAAGGTGTGCATGAAGATTGGAAGTGCCTCATGGTGTCCATCTGCATCTCACACCCAGTGGGAACTAGCAACCTCTGGCCACAATTATGCTGTATGGCGCAAGCAGTAG
- the LOC112696415 gene encoding probable alpha-amylase 2 isoform X1, whose amino-acid sequence MGLLNTGHDQTNQQKDIGTALKNGKEILFQGFNWESHKYNWWENLESKVGEIAKAGFTSVWLPPPTHSFSPQGYTPQNLYSLNTNYGSEHHLKALLAKMKQHKLRSMADIVINHRVGTTQGRGGIYNRFDGIPLSWDEHAVTSDTGGLGNRKTGAIFQGFPNIDHTQDFVRKDIIGWLRWLRHNVGFEDFRFDFAKGFSAKYVKEYIEAAKPLFCVGEYWDSCNYRGSSLDYNQDSHRQRIINWIDGTGQLSAAFDFTTKGILQEAVKGEFWRLRDGQGKPPGVMGWWPSRSVTFVDNHDTGSTQAHWPFPSDHIMEGYAYILTHPGIPTVFYDHLFEWGNSIRNQIAKLIDVRKREGIESRSSVRILEAKQNLYSAIIGDKVCMKIGSASWCPSASHTQWELATSGHNYAVWRKQ is encoded by the exons ATGGGCTTATTAAACACT ggACATGATCAGACCAATCAACAAAAGGATATCG GTACTGCTTTGAAGAATGGAAAGGAAATACTCTTTCAG GGATTCAACTGGGAGTCGCACAAGTACAATTGGTGGGAGAATCTAGAGAGCAAAGTTGGAGAGATAGCCAAAGCTGGATTCACTTCCGTTTGGTTGCCACCACCAACTCATTCCTTCTCACCTCAAGGCTACACTCCACAGAACCTTTACTCACTCAACACTAATTATGGCTCCGAGCATCACTTGAAAGCTCTGCTTGCTAAGATGAAGCAACACAAACTCAGATCCATGGCTGATATTGTCATCAATCATCGTGTTGGCACCACCCAGGGACGTGGAGGAATCTACAACCGTTTTGATGGAATCCCACTCTCTTGGGATGAACATGCTGTCACTTCGGATACTGGTGGACTT GGTAACAGAAAGACCGGCGCCATATTCCAGGGGTTCCCCAATATTGACCACACCCAAGACTTTGTGAGAAAGGATATCATAGGTTGGCTAAGATGGCTGCGCCATAACGTAGGCTTTGAGGATTTTCGTTTTGATTTTGCAAAAGG GTTTTCAGCAAAATATGTGAAAGAATATATAGAAGCAGCAAAGCCATTGTTCTGTGTAGGGGAGTACTGGGATTCTTGCAACTACAGAGGTTCTTCTTTGGACTATAACCAGG ACAGCCATAGGCAGCGAATAATCAATTGGATTGATGGCACTGGACAGCTTTCAGCTGCATTTGACTTCACAACAAAAGGAATTCTCCAG GAAGCTGTGAAGGGAGAATTTTGGCGTCTGCGTGATGGTCAAGGGAAGCCGCCCGGTGTGATGGGATGGTGGCCTTCAAGATCAGTCACGTTTGTGGACAATCATGATACTGGCTCCACTCAG GCTCATTGGCCGTTCCCCTCTGATCATATTATGGAG GGATATGCATACATATTGACTCATCCTGGGATACCAACAGTTTTCTATGACCACTTGTTTGAGTGGGGCAACTCCATTCGTAACCAGATAGCGAAGCTG ATTGATGTACGGAAGCGGGAAGGTATTGAGAGTAGATCATCGGTGAGGATATTGGAAGCGAAACAAAACCTATATTCAGCGATAATCGGAGACAAGGTGTGCATGAAGATTGGAAGTGCCTCATGGTGTCCATCTGCATCTCACACCCAGTGGGAACTAGCAACCTCTGGCCACAATTATGCTGTATGGCGCAAGCAGTAG
- the LOC112696413 gene encoding myb family transcription factor PHL8 isoform X2, producing the protein MRRSTNIVAEITSKLIVEEAKFCDIQEKSAFWIQNFGMHVLVPLFLYQLLEAESCTFHKVTVNRSMQIAEALQMQMEVQKKLYEQIEVQRHLQLKIEAQGKYLQSGLHKAQETLAGMINNGSPGSPPISELIETRGGFSWSCGQRKQNRGTMCSLEI; encoded by the exons ATGAGGAGAAGTACAAACATTGTAGCAGAAATAACATCTAAATTGATTGTTGAAGAAGCTAAATTTTGTGATATACAG GAGAAAAGCGCGTTTTGGATTCAGAACTTTGGCATGCATGTGCTGGTCCCTTTGTTTCTTTACCAGTTGTTGGAAGCTGAGTCGTGTACTTTTCACAAGGTCACAGTGAACAG AAGCATGCAAATTGCTGAGGCTCTCCAAATGCAAATGGAGGTGCAGAAGAAACTTTATGAGCAAATTGAG GTGCAGAGACATTTGCAGCTTAAGATTGAAGCACAAGGGAAGTACTTGCAATCAGGACTACACAAGGCACAAGAAACACTTGCAGGAATGATCAACAATGGCAGCCCGGGATCTCCTCCGATTTCGGAACTGATAGAAACAAGAGGAGGGTTCAGTTGGAGCTGTGGGCAGAGGAAACAGAACAGAGGAACCATGTGTTCACTTGAAATTTAA
- the LOC112696413 gene encoding uncharacterized protein isoform X1 codes for MRRSTNIVAEITSKLIVEEAKFCDIQEKRGTARGFSLSHLGVGSTSMVEGGQEKSAFWIQNFGMHVLVPLFLYQLLEAESCTFHKVTVNRSMQIAEALQMQMEVQKKLYEQIEVQRHLQLKIEAQGKYLQSGLHKAQETLAGMINNGSPGSPPISELIETRGGFSWSCGQRKQNRGTMCSLEI; via the exons ATGAGGAGAAGTACAAACATTGTAGCAGAAATAACATCTAAATTGATTGTTGAAGAAGCTAAATTTTGTGATATACAG GAGAAAAGAGGGACTGCACGGGGATTCAGTTTAAGCCACCTGGGTGTTGGGTCCACTTCCATGGTTGAAGGTGGTCAA GAGAAAAGCGCGTTTTGGATTCAGAACTTTGGCATGCATGTGCTGGTCCCTTTGTTTCTTTACCAGTTGTTGGAAGCTGAGTCGTGTACTTTTCACAAGGTCACAGTGAACAG AAGCATGCAAATTGCTGAGGCTCTCCAAATGCAAATGGAGGTGCAGAAGAAACTTTATGAGCAAATTGAG GTGCAGAGACATTTGCAGCTTAAGATTGAAGCACAAGGGAAGTACTTGCAATCAGGACTACACAAGGCACAAGAAACACTTGCAGGAATGATCAACAATGGCAGCCCGGGATCTCCTCCGATTTCGGAACTGATAGAAACAAGAGGAGGGTTCAGTTGGAGCTGTGGGCAGAGGAAACAGAACAGAGGAACCATGTGTTCACTTGAAATTTAA